In Halolamina litorea, the genomic window GTCGACGGTCGCAGTGAGGTTCTGCGTGACTGTCTCGTTCGGCCGCAACTCGGCCGGGTCGACGGTCGCGTCGACGACTACCGGGTCGGTCTCGTTCACCCGGAGCGTCGCGTCGAGGTCGCCCTCGGCCGCGTTCCCGTACAGGTCCGTCGCCGAGAGGGTGGCGTCGAACTGACCGTCCTCGCCGTCGCTGACGTTGGCCTCGTAGACGTACGTCCCGTCGACGGCCTCGACGAGCGTGACGTTCCCGGCGAGGGTCCGGCGCTCGCCGTCGAGGTCGTTCTGGAAGCTCGCTTCGGCGGTACCCAGCTCCTCGCTCGCGTTGAACCGCAGGTCGACGTCTTGTGGCCCCTCGGCGGTGAACAGCGTGAAGTTCGAAATCGTCGGCGGCACGTCGCGGACCGAGACGTTGGTCACCGCCGTCGCGGTGTCACTGTCGCCGTCGGAGTCGAACGCCGAGGCGTTTACCGGGAGGGTCTGACCCTCCAGAGTCTCGTCGTAGGTGGCGTTCACGTCGAAAGTCACCTGCACGTCGGTCACCCCGCCACCGTTGCCGGGGTTGAGAGTGGCGTTGAACGCCTGCCCGCCATCGACGGTCGTCGCCGCGCCGGCGGTCGCGTTCTCGACGCCGTTCAGTTGGACGTTCTCGGCCTCGCTCGGGAGCACGACCCGGACGGTGTCGGTGCCGCCGTCGAGGCTCACGTCGGCCACGTCGACGGTGATCCGCTGATCGGCCGTCTCGCCGGGGCCGACGGTGCTGTTGGTGGCGTTCGCCTCGACGACGACGATGGCGTCCTCGTTGACGGTCATCGAGTCGTCGTGGGAGTTCCGGTTCCTGTTCGGACTGTCGGCGGTGTCGACGACGTAGTAGGAGCCGTCCGCGCCCGTGACGTTCGCGCCGAACTCGCCGTCGATCCCGTCGCTCACGTCGAACGTGTAGGTCCAGTTGCCGTTGCTCGACTGCTCGCCCGCGTTCCTCACGTCAAGCGTCCCGCCGGCGTCGCCGGTGAGGTTCACCGTGCCGCCGCCGAGTTGCTCGTCGGCGACCAGTTCGAGGTCCACGTCCTGTGCCCCGCCGGGCCCGCGGACCAGTGTGAAGTTCGTGATCACCGGCGGCGTCACGTCCTTGACGTCGACGGCCGCGATCTGCTGGCTGTCCTGCGCGTTGTCGCTGTCGATTGCTTCGGCGTCGATCGCTTCGATCCGCGCCCCCTCGCCCACGTAGGTGGCGTCGATGTCGAAGCCGACCGTGTAGGCGGCCGTGCCGCCGCCGCTCCCGCTGTCGACGGCGACGCTGACGGTGCCGTTGTCGACCGTGGCCGTGCTACTCACGCTCGCGCTCCCCTCGACGACCGACGCCGAGGCGTTCTCGACGACGACGCTGTCGTTGACGGTGAACGAGACCGTCTCGCTGCCGCCGTAGGCGCTGGCACCGGAAACGGAGACGTTGGCGGTCTGGGAGACGGTTTCACCGCCGCCGACCGCGGCGGGCGTGACGTTGCCCGAGTCGACGCTGATCCGCGTCGCGTCGACCGTCGCGCTGTCGCTCGCGCTCGGGTTCGACTCGGTGTTGCCCGCGTAGTCGGTCGCCCCGTCGACGGTCGCGGTGTACTCGTCGTCCTGTACGCTCAGGGCGCTCGCGGCGTAGGTCCAGTCGCCGCTGCTCTCGTTGAAGTCACTCAGCGTCAGCGAGCGGGCCACCGTCCCGTCGGAGCCGTCGATGGTGACGTTGAGCGCCGAGAGTTCCTCGTTCGAGTCGACGACGGCGTCGAGGTTGCCCTCCCCGTCGGCGGTGAGGCTGATACCCACGTCGGGCGGGGTGGTGTCCTCGATCCGGATACTCCCCGACTCGGGGGAATCGACCGACTGCGGGTTGAGGTCACCGACGATGTTGTAACTCCCCTCACGCGGGGGGTTCACGACGTTCGAGAACTTGACGACGACGTAGTCTCCCCCCGTGAGGTCTTCGTTCCCGCCCAGATCGATGACCAACTTCGTTCCGTTTTCCTCGGTCGTGACCCCGTTCACGTCGTAGTGCGCACTGGAGTCGATACTGCCGGCTGTTCCCCCAGTCCCGATCGCTTTGATCGTGTCGTTGCTGACTCCTGTGAGGTCGAACGACGCCCCAGTCGAGTCGTTCGCGTAGTCGATGATCACCCTACTGAGCGACCCACCGGCCTCGTTCGAGGACGAGTCGTCGACCGGGATTGAGACGTTGTGGGTCGTCTGTGCCCCCGCTTCGGGGTTCTCGGGGCTGATGACGACTGTCTCGCTCGCCGCACCGACACCACCCACGAACACTCCGCCGACCGCACTGAACAGCAACACGGCCACGAGGCCGACGGCGACGCCCCGTGCGTTCATTTCGTTTCCCCCCGTTCGGTTTCCGAGCCCCACCTCGGTCCCCGTTCGCGCTCTCCCACGCGCGAACGAGATACTCCGCAGTCTGTCAGCGACATGGCCCCGAAACTCAATCGACCGGGTTAAAGTCAGGGGGCTGACCGACGAAACGGCCGGCCACGACCCCCGGCTCAGTACCCCCAACTCCCCCTCAGTCAGCGCTCGGAACATGCCTGCGAGGACGGCCAAGTCTGTGACGGCAGCACGTGACCATCTGCTGGAACTGTCTCTCAAACACTAGGTTGTAGGTTATGGTCTCTTTAGCCGTTGTGAACGGTCTAACCGATTCTGAGGCCTTCGTGAAACGTCGGCCGCGCCGCCGATGGTCCCGTAAAACGGCCCGAACCGTGGGGTACGAACGTCCCGTTATACGTGGTCGCCGCTCTCAGGGTAGGGTAGACCAACCATGTCCACGTCCGAACCCTCCACGTCGGCGCCGGTCGGCGCCGATGCCCTCCCAAGCCCCGTCGCGACGCTCGCGGCGACGGTGTTGACTCCCGTCCGTGCGGCGGCGTTCTGGACCGCGGTGGCGCTCCCGCTGGTCGCCCTCCCGCTGGTGGCGACCGGCGCCGTCTGGGACCGACCGCTGGCGTTCTGCTTCCTGATCGCGCTGAACGCCGTTGCGTTCCTCGTCGGCCACGGCTACGACCCCGACGCCTGAGCAACCACCGGCCGACGACACGGTCCCCGTCGTCGCTGCCGGGCGTTCCCACCCCCAACTCTCGACTCCCTGACGGGTACCCCCCTGCTTTCTTCGGTCTCTGGTGTGTCGGTAGTGGTACCTAAGACGGCTGACCTCCCGAGTAGACGGGGCGGGGACCCCGTCCGCTCGGACCCGGGCACGGGTCGAGTCCGTCTTTCGGGGGACCTATGGAACGAGTCACACTCCGCATTCCGCGACAGCAGGTAGCGAGCGTCGAACAGTTGGTCGAGACCGGCGAGTATCCGAACCGGAGCGAAGCGATCCGCTCTGCGGTCCGATCGCTCGTCGACGAGCGTCGAACCGAGGTGGACGCCTGATGCAGGATCTCGTACAGGACGCCCTCGAGAACGCCGAGGAGGAGCAGTCGATGCAGGACGTCGACACCGGGGAAGACGAGGAGTTCGGCAGCCCCCGGATCGTCATCATCGGCGCCGGCGGGGCCGGCAACAACACGATCAACCGACTCTACAACATCGGCGTCGAGGGCGCCGACACCGTCGCCATCAACACCGACAAACAGCACCTGAAGATGATCGAGGCCGACACCAAGATCCTCGTCGGCAAGTCCCTCACCGAGGGGCTGGGTGCTGGTGGCGACCCCGAGATGGGCGAGCGTGCCACCGAGATGGCTCAGGGGACGATCCAGGACGCCATCGGCGACGCGGACCTCGTGTTCGTGACCGCCGGAATGGGCGGTGGGACGGGGACCGGCGCCGCGCCGGTCGTCGCCAACATCGCCAAGGAACGGGGCGCCATCGTCGTCGGGATGGTCTCGACGCCGTTCAACGTCGAGCGTGCCCGCACGGTCAAAGCCGAGGAGGGCCTCGACAAACTCGAGGACGAGGCGGACTCGATCATCGTGCTGGACAACAACCGCCTGCTCGACTACGTCCCGAACCTCCCGATCGGGAAAGCGTTCTCGGTGATGGATCAGATCATCGCCGAAACGGTCAAGGGAATCTCCGAGACCATCACTCAGCCGTCGCTGATCAACCTGGACTACGCGGACATGTCCACGATCATGAATCAGGGCGGCGTCGCGGTGATGCTCGTCGGCGAGACGCAGGCCTCCGACAAGGAGGAAGTCGTCGACGACGCGATGAACCACCCGCTGCTCGACGTGGACTACCGTGGCGCGACCGGCGGACTGGTCCACATCACGGGCGGCCCCGACCTCACGCTCAAAGAGGCCGAGGGCATCGCCGACGACATCACCGAGCGCCTCGGCGCCTCCGCGAACGTCATGTGGGGCGCGCGGATTCAGGAGCAGTACAAAGGGAAGGTGCGAGTCATGGCCATCATGACCGGCGTCGAAGGTGGCGACGTGATGGACGCCGCCACGAAGAAGCAGGCCAACAAGGCCCGTCAGGCGATGGGCGAGGACGCCCCCGGCGGCGCCGAGGTCGAAGTCGGTGACCTCGGCGACGGCGCGGCCGGCCAGCAGGCCGACGCCTCCGGCGGCATCGACGACAGCGATACGGACCTCGACGTCGTCCGATAGCCCGCCACGCCGTTTTCGCCGTTTCTCCGTTCGTCGTTCCCGGTAGCCACGGCGCCGTCCCGTACGCCGCGTCGTCGACGGCCACCCGGGGGACAGCCCACCCCGACGGGACCGGCGTGACGGCTCCTTACGGCCGCTCGGGCATCGTTCCCGACCGCTCGCGCTCGTAGGCGCGCCGTGTCGGTTCGTCGAGTTCCACGAGGTGGATCAGCGGGTTCCCCGGGTACACCACCGGGTTCTCCAGTTTCCCGACGAGCAGCCCCGTGAACGGGGCCTCGACCTCGACGACGTCGTCCTTGAACGGGTTCGAGATGCGACAGACGGGGTCGCCCTCGTGGACCAACTCGCCGCTGTCGTAGTGCATCTCCACGATGCCCCCGGCGTCGGCCCGAATCCACGTCTTCTGATCGCTGGTCACGATCGTTCGCCAGCCCGGTCGGTGCACGGCGTCCGCCGGGTGGACGCCGTACTCCGCGAGCACGCTCGCGACGCCGTCCAGCGCCTGATCGATCAGCAGCCGCTGGAACCGGTGAGCTTCCCCCATCTCGACGGTGACGGTCGGAACGCCGGCGCTCGTCGCCTCGTGGCGCAGCGTCCCCGACGCCCCTTCGCTGTCGATGATGACGTTCGAGCCGAACGCCCGCGCGAGCCGTGGGACGTCGTCGACCGCCATGTCTCCGCGCGCATGGAGCATGTTCGTGCGGCCGCGCGTGGAGGTGTGGAAGTCGAGCCCGAAATCGCACGGGCGGATGAAGTTCCGGAATATCTCGTCGGCCATCCGCTTTGCGCTCGTCGAGCCGGCGTTCCCCGGGAACGATCGGTTCAGGTCGCGGTCGTAGACGGGCAGGTAGCGCTGTTGGGTAACGAACCCGGGGACGTTCAGCACGGGCAGGCAGACCAGCGTGCCGTGGAGGTTCGTGTGTGACCACTCGTGGGCCACCTCGCGCACGACCTCGATACCGTTCAGTTCGTCGCCGTGAGAGGCCGCGGAGAGGAACACGGTCGGCCCGTCGTGCTCGCCGTTGATGATGGAGACCGGGATGCGGACGGGGTCGCCGAGATACGTCTCACTGATGCTGTACCGGATGTCCGCACGGGCCCCCGGGTCGACCCGCCCACCGTTGTACGTGAACGCTTCGTCGGTCATTACGGCGTGCTTGGTGGGCGGTACGTAAAGCTGGGTTGCCCGGGCGAGCGCAACCGTGTCACGCCGCCGGTCCCATCGGCACCGTTTAGTCGCTTTCGGCGCAATTCCGCCGTAATGGACGACTCAGTCTCGGTCGGCGTACTCAGCCTCCACAACAGCAAGGAGACGAAGGCCATCCTGAACGCGGTGGAAGCGCTCGGCCACACGGGTGTCTGGCTGCGCGAGGAGAACCTCTGTGTCGATCTCGAGGACGGGACGGCGACGATGGACCCCAACGTCGACGTGATCGCCAACCGACTCCTGCTCTCGAAGACCGAACACCCCGCGGAACTGCTCGGGCTCGCCCTCTCGCTCAGCGAACTGCGGCCGATGCTGAACCGACCGCGGAACGTCCTCACGGCGTTCCACAAGTTCGCGACCGCGACCACGCTCGCCGACTCGGACGTCCAGCTCCCCGACGCCACGCTCGCCCTCGACGCCGACCGGCTGAACGCCGAGAAGTCGAAGTACGGCGACGAAGTCGTCTACAAGACGGCGATCGGCACCCACGGCGGCGGCACGTGGAAGATCAGCGCCGACGAGCAGGTCAACCCCCGAATCGGCGAGCGGTACGCGTTCCTCCAGCAACTCATCGAGCGCGACAGCGAGCGCCACCAGGACCTCCGCATCTACGTCGTCGACGGCGAGATCGTCGGGACGATGCGGCGGTTCGCGCCGGAGAACGACTGGCGGACGAACGTCGCTCTCGGGGGCGCCGTCGAGGGCGTCGAGGACCTCCCCGACGCGGCCGCGGAGATGGCGGTGGACGCCGCCGACACCATCGGGCTGGACTACGCGGGCGTCGACCTCGTCGAGGGCGCGAACGGCTGGCACCTGCTGGAGG contains:
- a CDS encoding ribbon-helix-helix domain-containing protein, with protein sequence MERVTLRIPRQQVASVEQLVETGEYPNRSEAIRSAVRSLVDERRTEVDA
- the ftsZ gene encoding cell division protein FtsZ; this encodes MQDLVQDALENAEEEQSMQDVDTGEDEEFGSPRIVIIGAGGAGNNTINRLYNIGVEGADTVAINTDKQHLKMIEADTKILVGKSLTEGLGAGGDPEMGERATEMAQGTIQDAIGDADLVFVTAGMGGGTGTGAAPVVANIAKERGAIVVGMVSTPFNVERARTVKAEEGLDKLEDEADSIIVLDNNRLLDYVPNLPIGKAFSVMDQIIAETVKGISETITQPSLINLDYADMSTIMNQGGVAVMLVGETQASDKEEVVDDAMNHPLLDVDYRGATGGLVHITGGPDLTLKEAEGIADDITERLGASANVMWGARIQEQYKGKVRVMAIMTGVEGGDVMDAATKKQANKARQAMGEDAPGGAEVEVGDLGDGAAGQQADASGGIDDSDTDLDVVR
- a CDS encoding succinylglutamate desuccinylase/aspartoacylase family protein, yielding MTDEAFTYNGGRVDPGARADIRYSISETYLGDPVRIPVSIINGEHDGPTVFLSAASHGDELNGIEVVREVAHEWSHTNLHGTLVCLPVLNVPGFVTQQRYLPVYDRDLNRSFPGNAGSTSAKRMADEIFRNFIRPCDFGLDFHTSTRGRTNMLHARGDMAVDDVPRLARAFGSNVIIDSEGASGTLRHEATSAGVPTVTVEMGEAHRFQRLLIDQALDGVASVLAEYGVHPADAVHRPGWRTIVTSDQKTWIRADAGGIVEMHYDSGELVHEGDPVCRISNPFKDDVVEVEAPFTGLLVGKLENPVVYPGNPLIHLVELDEPTRRAYERERSGTMPERP
- a CDS encoding RimK/LysX family protein; protein product: MDDSVSVGVLSLHNSKETKAILNAVEALGHTGVWLREENLCVDLEDGTATMDPNVDVIANRLLLSKTEHPAELLGLALSLSELRPMLNRPRNVLTAFHKFATATTLADSDVQLPDATLALDADRLNAEKSKYGDEVVYKTAIGTHGGGTWKISADEQVNPRIGERYAFLQQLIERDSERHQDLRIYVVDGEIVGTMRRFAPENDWRTNVALGGAVEGVEDLPDAAAEMAVDAADTIGLDYAGVDLVEGANGWHLLEVNPTAGFKGLFKATGVSPAPYVAKLAIETAGAEVDDERVAELAGTLDDSMPETVITEPERQTDETTTIGYTEDVLVSGTSGTERVSAKSDTGAARTSIDTRLAAEIGAGPIKSMTKVRSGSVKSGQSRPVVDIVVGVGGDRHTVAASLEDRSHMNYQLLLGRDILQHYQVDVRRRSDVEQSGEE